Proteins encoded by one window of Acidobacteriota bacterium:
- a CDS encoding fused response regulator/phosphatase, which yields MNGILVVDDHPTDRRLLAGILEREGFPVFEAATGGQALETAASRKPDLILLDICLPDRDGYDVCSTLRTHLETSDIPVIFVSAIEAKEEIARGLELGGSDFIHKPYCTREVLARIRTHLQIGQLNSSLQAVNDDLLRLNNDLLEKQKRLEEDLKAAAQIQQALLPAGDLHPPGVETAWTFLPCEGVGGDIFNLLQLDEHRWGLYIVDVTGHGVPSAMVTVSVAQSLAPHLGITVSSQARRGDSPIAPPAAVLTRLDQEYPLERFDRPFTICYAVLDTRTGELAYSSAAHPPPIVLRVDGSVERLEEGGPLIGMGAFLAFDEGRTRLAAGDRVYFYTDGIVEHCSTGGELFGEDRLVALLRDGADRGLEELCRRVMRELTVFGGRRPPRDDISLLALEYRGGSP from the coding sequence ATGAACGGCATCCTGGTCGTCGACGACCATCCCACCGACCGTCGCCTGCTGGCGGGCATTCTCGAACGGGAGGGTTTTCCGGTTTTCGAAGCGGCCACGGGCGGCCAGGCCCTCGAAACGGCCGCCTCGAGGAAGCCCGACCTGATCCTGCTCGACATCTGCCTGCCGGATCGGGATGGCTACGACGTCTGCTCGACGTTGAGGACCCATCTGGAGACCTCCGACATTCCTGTGATCTTCGTCTCGGCCATCGAGGCCAAGGAAGAGATCGCCAGGGGACTCGAGCTGGGGGGATCCGACTTCATCCACAAGCCCTACTGCACCCGGGAAGTCCTGGCGCGGATTCGTACCCACTTGCAGATCGGGCAGCTCAACAGTTCCCTGCAGGCCGTCAACGACGACCTGCTGCGCCTGAACAACGACCTGCTCGAGAAGCAAAAGCGTCTCGAAGAAGACCTCAAGGCCGCCGCGCAGATTCAGCAGGCCCTGCTGCCTGCCGGAGATCTGCACCCCCCCGGCGTCGAGACGGCCTGGACCTTCCTCCCCTGCGAGGGCGTGGGCGGCGACATCTTCAACTTGTTGCAGCTCGATGAGCACCGTTGGGGGCTGTACATCGTGGATGTCACCGGTCACGGAGTGCCGTCGGCGATGGTGACGGTATCGGTGGCGCAGAGCCTGGCGCCTCACCTGGGGATCACGGTTTCGAGCCAGGCCCGGCGGGGTGATTCACCCATTGCCCCGCCCGCCGCCGTGCTCACCCGCCTGGACCAGGAATATCCCCTCGAGCGTTTCGACCGGCCGTTTACCATCTGCTACGCGGTCCTCGATACCCGTACCGGCGAGTTGGCCTACTCATCGGCGGCTCATCCGCCACCCATCGTGTTGCGCGTCGATGGCAGTGTCGAGCGTCTCGAGGAGGGGGGGCCGCTGATCGGCATGGGCGCTTTCCTGGCCTTCGACGAGGGCCGCACGCGACTGGCGGCCGGCGATCGCGTGTACTTCTACACCGACGGGATCGTCGAGCACTGCTCCACCGGCGGCGAGCTTTTCGGAGAGGATCGCCTGGTGGCCCTGCTGCGGGACGGAGCGGATCGAGGCCTCGAGGAGTTGTGCCGGCGGGTGATGCGCGAGCTGACGGTCTTCGGCGGCCGCCGACCCCCGCGAGACGACATCTCGCTGCTGGCCCTCGAGTATCGAGGAGGATCCCCATGA
- a CDS encoding S8 family serine peptidase, which produces MPLTARAVVPVILLSLLLSAPALAAGVPLRLQVGSFDPQVSLPDLPENLRLNPSERATADVRVIQFDGRLTAERRRLVEGTGARVLGYLPRQAWIVRAGERSRAALAALPGLRWEGPVEPGWKISPELGRRPYRDSRRRSGARLLVTIDLWPGSDATAIADRLVRQGAELRATWTDHGTLRLLVRAPRPLLEAIAHQPDVAFIEEYPEATLRNDGASWVIQSNVQDLRPIWEHGLHGEGQVMGNIDGRLDLDSCYFDDGGSPPGPNHRKVIAYRSGNGQGADSHGTHTNGTMAGDKGTWGAWDSGDGHAFAAKISFTNLDDISGSGSAPSNLKDNLIAAHQDGARTHSNSWGDDGTTSYTSWSRDIDDFSWQYEDSLVLFAVTNGSNLKTPENAKNVLAVGASEREGNADNHCSGGRGPTSDGRRKPEIFAPGCSTVSAASGESCGTRSLTGTSMASPAVTGAATLVREYFTEGWYPSGAPVAADALVPSGALMKAVLISGAMDMTGVAGYPSDQEGWGRVNLERSLFFAGDSRGLVVLDDLRRSAGLSTGEAATYPLEVDASGQPLRITLVFTEPPAELMAAEATVNNLDLKVTAPDGTVYWGNQTDGNGNSVPGGTADPINNLEQVLFDSPAAGSWTVEVIAADVAIGPQGFALVATGGVSPTTGPRLTYDGHRLLDDPPLGGGDGILDPGETLRLPLQLANRGNEGATHVTGDLRVDRDDWARITLRSGQWPDLDPGATAEMTAPYYELTVAPDAPCGQVLHFTQNTRSAEAEAQESRFSIAIGNVERDYPDGPPLDLPSSFFGGLESPQDVIDDARVGEIDVTVDISHGDVGELLVMLVSPAGTQVTLHNRSHAGEQDLKLRYDRDRPADGPGSLDDFKGEGAQGTWTLVINDNRESAVAPGRLHGWTLHLRADRALECSPLDCGDPVPPETSGLMIRRDGADLLHSWQATAGASGYHLLESGTASMAEAVLTGRTQGATEFRQGGGAGAFPTLRFFKVRATNTCNWEGP; this is translated from the coding sequence ATGCCTTTGACCGCTCGCGCTGTCGTGCCCGTGATCCTGTTGTCGCTTCTGCTCTCTGCGCCCGCCCTGGCCGCGGGCGTCCCCCTGCGCCTGCAGGTCGGCAGCTTCGATCCCCAGGTGTCCCTGCCCGACCTCCCGGAGAACCTGCGCCTGAACCCGAGCGAGCGCGCGACGGCCGATGTCCGCGTCATTCAGTTCGATGGCCGACTGACGGCGGAACGGCGGCGCCTGGTGGAAGGGACAGGAGCCCGCGTGCTGGGTTACCTGCCCCGCCAAGCCTGGATCGTGCGCGCCGGCGAACGCTCCCGGGCGGCTCTCGCCGCCCTGCCGGGGCTACGCTGGGAAGGCCCCGTCGAGCCGGGCTGGAAGATCTCCCCGGAGCTGGGCCGCCGGCCCTACCGCGACTCCCGTCGCCGCAGCGGCGCGCGTCTGCTGGTCACCATCGACCTCTGGCCGGGAAGCGACGCGACCGCCATCGCCGACCGGCTGGTTCGGCAGGGTGCCGAGTTGCGGGCCACCTGGACCGACCATGGCACACTGCGCCTGCTCGTCCGGGCTCCTCGACCGCTGCTCGAAGCCATCGCCCACCAACCCGACGTGGCCTTCATCGAGGAATACCCGGAGGCCACGCTGCGCAACGACGGGGCCAGCTGGGTGATCCAGAGCAACGTGCAGGATCTGCGCCCCATCTGGGAGCACGGCCTCCACGGCGAGGGCCAGGTGATGGGCAACATCGACGGTCGCCTCGACCTGGACTCCTGCTACTTCGACGACGGCGGCAGCCCTCCGGGGCCGAACCACCGGAAGGTGATCGCCTACCGATCCGGCAACGGCCAGGGTGCCGACAGCCACGGCACCCACACCAACGGCACGATGGCCGGAGACAAGGGCACCTGGGGCGCCTGGGACTCCGGCGACGGCCACGCCTTCGCGGCCAAGATCTCGTTCACCAATCTCGACGACATCTCGGGCTCCGGCTCCGCCCCCTCCAACCTGAAGGACAACCTGATCGCCGCCCACCAGGACGGCGCCCGCACCCACTCCAACTCCTGGGGCGACGACGGGACGACCTCCTACACATCCTGGTCGCGCGACATCGACGATTTTTCCTGGCAGTACGAGGACTCGCTGGTGCTCTTCGCCGTGACCAACGGCTCGAACCTCAAGACACCGGAAAACGCCAAGAACGTGCTGGCGGTAGGCGCCTCGGAGCGGGAAGGCAACGCCGACAACCACTGTTCGGGAGGCCGCGGTCCCACCTCCGATGGTCGGCGCAAACCGGAGATCTTCGCCCCGGGCTGTTCGACGGTCTCGGCGGCTTCGGGCGAGAGTTGCGGCACCCGCAGCCTGACCGGCACATCGATGGCCTCCCCCGCGGTGACCGGGGCGGCGACCCTGGTCCGCGAGTACTTCACCGAAGGCTGGTATCCCAGCGGCGCCCCGGTGGCCGCCGATGCGCTGGTGCCTTCCGGGGCACTGATGAAGGCGGTGCTGATCAGCGGGGCGATGGACATGACCGGCGTGGCCGGCTACCCCAGCGACCAGGAAGGGTGGGGGCGGGTCAACCTGGAGCGCTCCCTGTTCTTCGCCGGCGACAGCCGCGGCCTGGTGGTGCTCGACGACCTGCGGCGCAGCGCGGGGCTGTCCACCGGAGAAGCGGCCACCTACCCCCTCGAGGTGGACGCCTCCGGCCAGCCGCTGCGGATCACCCTGGTCTTCACCGAGCCCCCCGCCGAGCTGATGGCCGCCGAGGCCACGGTGAACAACCTCGACCTGAAGGTCACCGCTCCCGATGGGACGGTCTACTGGGGCAACCAGACCGACGGTAACGGCAACTCGGTTCCCGGAGGTACCGCCGACCCGATCAACAACCTCGAGCAGGTCCTCTTCGACTCTCCCGCAGCAGGCTCCTGGACGGTGGAGGTGATCGCGGCCGACGTGGCGATCGGCCCGCAGGGCTTCGCCCTGGTGGCCACCGGCGGCGTCTCCCCGACCACGGGCCCCCGGCTGACCTACGACGGCCACCGACTGCTCGATGACCCACCCCTGGGCGGCGGGGACGGCATCCTCGATCCGGGGGAAACCCTCCGCCTGCCCCTGCAACTGGCCAATCGCGGCAACGAGGGAGCCACCCATGTGACCGGCGATTTGCGAGTCGACCGTGACGACTGGGCCCGCATCACCCTGCGCTCCGGACAGTGGCCGGACCTCGACCCCGGCGCCACGGCGGAAATGACCGCGCCCTACTACGAGTTGACCGTCGCTCCCGACGCCCCTTGCGGCCAGGTGCTGCACTTCACCCAAAACACTCGATCGGCCGAGGCCGAGGCCCAGGAAAGCCGCTTTTCCATCGCCATCGGCAACGTGGAGCGGGACTACCCCGACGGCCCGCCCCTCGACCTGCCCAGCTCGTTTTTCGGCGGCCTGGAATCGCCCCAGGACGTGATCGATGATGCCCGGGTGGGCGAGATCGACGTCACCGTGGACATCTCCCACGGGGATGTCGGCGAGTTGCTCGTCATGCTCGTCTCGCCGGCAGGCACCCAGGTCACCCTGCACAACCGGAGCCACGCCGGCGAGCAAGACCTCAAACTGCGCTATGACCGGGACCGCCCGGCGGACGGCCCCGGCTCCCTCGACGACTTCAAGGGCGAGGGCGCCCAGGGCACCTGGACCCTGGTGATCAACGACAACCGGGAGAGCGCGGTGGCTCCGGGGAGGCTCCATGGCTGGACACTGCACCTCCGGGCCGACCGGGCTCTCGAGTGCTCGCCCCTCGACTGCGGCGATCCCGTGCCCCCTGAAACCTCCGGCCTGATGATCCGCCGGGACGGCGCCGACCTGCTCCACAGCTGGCAGGCCACGGCGGGCGCGTCGGGCTATCACCTACTGGAAAGCGGCACGGCCTCGATGGCGGAGGCGGTGCTCACCGGACGCACCCAGGGAGCCACCGAGTTCCGGCAGGGCGGCGGTGCAGGCGCCTTTCCCACCCTGCGCTTCTTCAAGGTCCGGGCGACGAACACCTGCAACTGGGAAGGCCCCTGA
- a CDS encoding STAS domain-containing protein produces MPFSHRTQGSVDIITISGAFDAAEAPAIRDELKRVIDSGSARLVVNLADVQFIDSSGLSVLVTVLKAARAKSGDVALSNLTAPVRSIIELTRLHRILEIFDDEEAAVKKLEGRPTGA; encoded by the coding sequence ATGCCGTTTTCTCATCGCACGCAGGGCTCGGTAGACATCATCACCATCAGCGGCGCCTTTGACGCGGCGGAGGCTCCCGCCATCCGCGACGAACTCAAGCGGGTCATCGACAGTGGATCGGCCAGATTGGTGGTCAACCTGGCCGACGTGCAGTTCATCGACTCCAGCGGGCTTTCCGTGCTCGTCACGGTCCTCAAGGCGGCGCGGGCCAAGTCGGGCGATGTGGCGCTGAGCAACCTCACCGCACCGGTGCGGTCGATCATCGAACTCACCCGCCTGCACCGGATCCTCGAGATCTTCGACGACGAAGAGGCCGCCGTGAAGAAGCTGGAAGGGCGCCCTACAGGCGCTTGA
- a CDS encoding ATP-binding protein — protein MSDLRHPSGPWTLELMLESRLENVDALRRLLIVACDWCGVDEAARYAVELATVEAVTNAMRHAHLLDAGKKVRVVVSNPEGAIRIVVEDEGLSIPDEQWELASHRAQKQAAEQAREGGRGLFLIRELMDEADYDSLDGTNRWTLVKRL, from the coding sequence ATGAGTGACCTGCGACACCCCAGCGGACCGTGGACCCTGGAGCTGATGCTCGAATCCCGGTTGGAGAATGTCGACGCGCTTCGCCGGCTGTTGATCGTTGCCTGTGATTGGTGCGGGGTGGACGAGGCGGCGCGCTATGCGGTCGAGCTGGCCACGGTGGAAGCGGTGACCAACGCCATGCGGCACGCTCACCTCCTGGATGCCGGCAAGAAAGTGCGGGTCGTCGTCAGCAACCCGGAAGGCGCGATCCGCATCGTCGTGGAAGACGAGGGTCTGTCCATTCCTGACGAGCAGTGGGAACTGGCGTCTCACCGGGCGCAGAAGCAAGCCGCCGAGCAGGCCCGGGAAGGGGGACGGGGGCTGTTTCTGATTCGCGAATTGATGGACGAAGCGGACTACGATTCGCTGGACGGGACGAACCGCTGGACCCTGGTCAAGCGCCTGTAG